One Myxococcaceae bacterium JPH2 DNA window includes the following coding sequences:
- a CDS encoding SDR family oxidoreductase yields the protein MGRLNGKVGIITGASAGIGRAAATLFAAEGAKLVVGARRKEELDALVKEISAAGGEAVALAGDVRSEDYARALVALAVERFGKLDVAFNNAGIIGEGGPSTDVSEQGFNEALAVNLTSAFLGAKHQLGPMLKQGSGSILFTSTFVGYTFAFPGTAAYAASKSGLVGLTQALAAEYGPRGIRVNALLPGAVETPMFQAVNATAEAKQFVTGLHALKRVGTPEELARSALFLLSDEASFVTGTAMLVDGGVSITRT from the coding sequence ATGGGTCGCTTGAATGGGAAGGTCGGCATCATCACGGGCGCGAGCGCGGGCATCGGGCGGGCGGCGGCGACGCTGTTCGCGGCCGAGGGGGCGAAGCTGGTGGTGGGCGCTCGCCGCAAGGAGGAGCTGGACGCGCTGGTGAAGGAGATCTCCGCGGCGGGTGGCGAGGCGGTCGCCCTGGCCGGTGATGTCCGCTCGGAGGACTACGCCCGCGCGCTGGTGGCGCTGGCGGTGGAGCGGTTCGGGAAGTTGGATGTCGCCTTCAACAACGCCGGCATCATCGGCGAGGGCGGGCCGAGCACGGACGTGTCCGAGCAGGGCTTCAACGAGGCGCTGGCGGTGAACCTCACCTCCGCGTTCCTGGGCGCCAAGCATCAACTCGGGCCCATGCTGAAGCAGGGCTCGGGGTCCATCCTCTTCACCTCCACCTTCGTCGGCTACACGTTCGCCTTCCCGGGCACGGCGGCCTACGCCGCGAGCAAGTCGGGGCTGGTGGGCCTGACGCAGGCGCTGGCGGCGGAGTACGGGCCTCGGGGCATCCGCGTGAACGCGCTGCTTCCGGGCGCGGTGGAGACGCCCATGTTCCAAGCGGTGAACGCCACGGCGGAAGCCAAGCAGTTCGTCACCGGACTGCACGCCCTGAAGCGCGTGGGGACGCCCGAGGAGCTGGCCCGCTCGGCGCTGTTCCTGCTCTCCGACGAGGCGTCCTTCGTGACGGGCACGGCGATGCTGGTGGACGGCGGCGTGTCCATCACCCGCACGTGA
- a CDS encoding LysR family transcriptional regulator, whose translation MDRLRAFEVFASVVQRGSFTRAADALGTSPANVTRYVNELERHLGTRLLQRTSRRLSLTESGKALYERASAILEEVTEAEALASASTVQVRGRLRLNAPLSFGILHLAPLWPRFLARHPDVELDVSLSDRVVDMVEEGYDLAIRISRGGAGNHIARRLAVSHNRVCAAPAYLARHGMPRHPDDLTAHVCVSYSQSSMAEEWPLTDKAGQTHVARVRSVMQSNNGDTVRAAGLAGLGLIWQPDFLIGEDLRTGRLLHVLPEYALPDIDILAIYPTRRHLTAKVRLMVDFLVEQFKGPLPWGSVSLAD comes from the coding sequence GTGGATCGCCTGCGCGCCTTCGAGGTCTTCGCTTCCGTCGTCCAGCGCGGCAGCTTCACCCGGGCAGCGGACGCGCTCGGGACGTCGCCCGCCAACGTCACCCGCTATGTGAACGAGTTGGAGCGACACCTGGGCACGCGGCTGCTGCAACGCACGTCGCGACGGCTGTCGCTGACGGAGAGCGGCAAGGCGCTGTACGAGCGGGCGAGCGCCATCCTGGAAGAGGTGACGGAAGCCGAGGCGCTGGCCTCCGCGAGCACAGTGCAGGTGCGCGGGCGGCTGCGCCTCAACGCGCCGTTGAGCTTCGGCATCCTGCACCTCGCGCCGCTGTGGCCTCGTTTCCTCGCGCGACATCCAGACGTCGAGTTGGACGTGTCGCTGTCGGACCGGGTCGTCGACATGGTCGAGGAGGGGTACGACCTGGCCATCCGCATCTCGCGCGGTGGCGCGGGGAATCACATCGCCCGTCGGCTCGCGGTGTCACACAACCGGGTGTGCGCCGCGCCGGCGTATCTGGCTCGGCACGGGATGCCCCGTCATCCGGACGACCTGACGGCGCATGTCTGTGTTTCCTACAGCCAGTCCTCCATGGCGGAGGAGTGGCCGCTCACGGACAAGGCGGGACAGACTCATGTGGCGCGGGTGCGCAGCGTGATGCAGAGCAACAACGGCGACACCGTGCGGGCCGCGGGGCTGGCCGGGCTGGGGTTGATATGGCAGCCCGACTTCCTGATTGGCGAGGACCTGCGTACCGGAAGACTGCTCCACGTCCTGCCGGAGTACGCATTGCCAGACATCGACATCCTGGCCATCTACCCCACGCGCCGGCACCTCACGGCCAAGGTGCGGTTGATGGTCGACTTCCTCGTCGAGCAGTTCAAGGGCCCCCTGCCCTGGGGCTCCGTCTCCTTGGCGGATTGA
- a CDS encoding AHH domain-containing protein yields the protein MRWVGLVALLLFMEACATARVVHVDVGGGRQVVHESVEVDPVEVSEEEFKSALTRLILDLRMDVAFREADAADRQGWVRSRTLLASSKGLADSGAGASPESLSSRICPDGDECLTLVGGTGLTFSRKDRTLMALSFALDTVWESVEVEVGKALNPTALKAMVTSAALTVLLTMALPEPVTKVIAVALTAALVAYLGIVPVWEMGRGFVRLWDDAEKATSVIALQDIGHRFGKVLGTNGTRVLVLVVMAALGGKSAMASQGPRLPGFPQAALRVQAEAGFQLGAAMNGGVASIAMPAAGVLNVVLAPGAVAALAMYSEGRIPGDEEGPVHHICTDKNLVSSATGGPWTPRCEDVFKKAGMSLEDVANKVRINGHEGPHPKLYHQEVLRRLNRSVARCQTTETCRASLLKELATIADELLTQGSDMRSFIVKEGG from the coding sequence ATGCGATGGGTTGGCCTCGTCGCGTTATTGCTCTTCATGGAAGCGTGTGCGACGGCTCGTGTCGTCCACGTTGACGTTGGAGGCGGCAGGCAGGTGGTCCACGAGTCCGTGGAGGTCGATCCAGTCGAAGTGAGCGAAGAGGAGTTCAAGTCGGCCCTCACTCGACTCATCCTCGACTTGCGGATGGATGTTGCGTTCCGCGAAGCCGATGCGGCGGACCGGCAGGGGTGGGTGCGTTCCCGGACGTTGCTCGCATCCTCGAAGGGACTCGCGGATTCGGGGGCCGGGGCGTCTCCGGAGTCGCTGTCCTCGCGGATCTGCCCTGACGGCGACGAGTGTTTGACCCTGGTGGGTGGGACGGGGCTGACGTTCTCGCGGAAGGACCGGACGTTGATGGCGCTATCCTTCGCGCTCGATACCGTGTGGGAGAGCGTGGAAGTGGAGGTTGGGAAGGCGCTGAACCCCACGGCGCTCAAGGCCATGGTGACCTCAGCCGCGTTGACCGTGCTCCTGACGATGGCCTTGCCCGAGCCAGTCACCAAGGTCATCGCGGTGGCATTGACGGCGGCGCTGGTGGCCTATCTGGGAATCGTGCCGGTCTGGGAGATGGGCCGAGGCTTCGTGCGCCTGTGGGACGACGCGGAGAAGGCGACGAGCGTCATCGCGTTGCAGGACATCGGGCATCGGTTTGGAAAGGTGTTGGGGACGAACGGGACGCGAGTCCTCGTGCTGGTCGTCATGGCGGCCTTGGGTGGCAAGAGCGCGATGGCGTCCCAGGGCCCGAGGCTCCCCGGGTTCCCCCAGGCTGCGCTTCGAGTCCAGGCCGAGGCGGGATTTCAACTGGGAGCGGCCATGAATGGCGGGGTGGCGTCCATCGCCATGCCGGCCGCGGGCGTGCTGAATGTGGTGTTGGCTCCGGGCGCTGTGGCGGCCCTCGCTATGTACTCGGAGGGGCGCATCCCTGGAGATGAGGAGGGGCCCGTTCATCACATCTGCACGGATAAGAACCTCGTCTCCAGTGCGACGGGTGGCCCGTGGACTCCGAGATGCGAGGACGTCTTCAAGAAGGCAGGGATGAGCCTCGAAGATGTCGCGAACAAGGTGAGAATCAATGGGCACGAGGGGCCTCATCCAAAGCTGTATCATCAAGAAGTGCTTCGGCGCCTCAATCGTTCTGTTGCACGCTGCCAAACGACGGAAACCTGCCGGGCCAGTCTGCTGAAGGAGCTTGCGACGATTGCCGATGAGCTTCTGACTCAAGGCTCTGACATGCGGAGCTTCATCGTGAAGGAAGGGGGTTGA
- a CDS encoding PKD domain-containing protein → MQTVLLGGALLWSVGIARAQSHATGLKPMDAEEVARLRAQGQEIHQVLPNRVAWERMNAQRQARGLRALSVPAAALGQETVVGDAKAPDTLTAFSASALPTHVDNSALDFFPPIRSQGSIGSCVAWATTYYQLSHNTALANGWDAKHSVDNSRLFSPKWTYNFINNGEDLGSYFSSAYTLLRNQGATSWATLPYDSNYTAWPLDPAVWRGALPYRTNPVQMIYQVSTPTGLQQVKELLTNGYVLVYGTFISSWQSMTIKDDPSTPNDNAYVGKSVAYWLNGYVGSHAMTIVGYDDDIWTDVNKNNVVDPGEKGALRIANSWGTGWNEGGFTWLAYDALRWVSAVTGGPSAGRVAALQSDVVYHLAVRPAYTPTYVAELTVNHAKRDQLMFSLGVSDPASGVPTVWNSTAFTYAGGPRSFNGSTTAAVDGPLVFDFTDLVPASLAPRSFYVKLYDRTTGDPAVVKSFKLVDSSTGGTTVASTETPMTVDMTTGYVHADYTPTNHRPLISSASPVGRVKLPPGGSVALQVNASDEDGQSLSYAWSVDGVSVPESTSGFTYAPTVVGPHSVRAVVSDGVGGSTAQVFNVVLNAKPLATSQSLTLTEDSTKAVALTAFDADGDPLSLTVVDAPLHGSLSGPLPSPLYRPEANFFGSDSFTFLANDGTEDSPLAVVTFNITPVNDAPTSRITSPVNGVSIPAPGTVTLEVAASDVEGPIAKVELYQGGVKVAESATEPYRFTVTGLVAGSYGFVAKAYDGTGVVTSSSTVTVNVLAPTVSVGVSDATSSEPGTDTGRFLISRSGGVAGQVLTVGYTLTGTAANGVDFAPLSGTVTLGAGVTSVNVDVLPVDDALVEGKETVVLTLVPDATYKVGTVASGTVTLLDNEQSVVTVALTDSVASEPGTDTAKFTVTRTGPTTAPLTVRYAMSGTATAGTDYTDLPGTVTIGAGLVSASVVLTPLDDALVEGRETAVMTLQEDAAYQVHTSASATAYLLDDEMPVITLSATDGTAAEPSDPGVFTVTRTGPTTDPLTVLVSVSSTATAGSDYQALPTSVVIPAGSASATLTVQPVDDALVEGRETVTLTLVADAAYQLTPTVASTVYLYDDEKPELRLSVTDSSASEPGTNGGLFTVTSVPAPSTDLSIPLTVTGTATPGTDYVAISAPLTLPAGVATVTVPVTPLDDTVKESTETVVVTIPAGTAYTLGTASGTVSVTDND, encoded by the coding sequence TTGCAGACAGTGTTGCTCGGCGGAGCGCTCCTGTGGAGCGTGGGTATCGCTCGAGCGCAATCCCATGCGACGGGCCTGAAGCCCATGGATGCCGAGGAAGTGGCTCGGCTGCGGGCGCAGGGGCAGGAGATTCACCAGGTCCTTCCCAACCGCGTGGCGTGGGAGCGCATGAACGCGCAGCGCCAGGCCCGGGGGCTGCGCGCGCTCTCGGTGCCGGCCGCGGCGCTGGGGCAGGAGACGGTGGTGGGGGACGCGAAGGCGCCCGATACCCTCACGGCCTTCTCCGCGAGCGCGCTGCCGACGCATGTCGACAACAGCGCGTTGGACTTCTTCCCGCCCATTCGGAGCCAGGGCTCGATTGGCTCGTGCGTCGCGTGGGCGACGACGTATTACCAACTCAGTCACAATACGGCGTTGGCGAATGGCTGGGACGCGAAGCACAGCGTGGACAACAGCCGGCTGTTCTCCCCGAAGTGGACGTACAACTTCATCAACAATGGCGAGGACCTGGGCAGCTACTTCTCCTCCGCCTACACGTTGCTGCGGAACCAGGGCGCGACGTCCTGGGCCACGCTTCCGTACGACTCCAACTACACGGCGTGGCCGTTGGATCCGGCCGTGTGGCGCGGGGCGCTGCCGTACCGGACGAATCCGGTGCAGATGATTTATCAGGTGAGCACGCCGACGGGGCTCCAGCAGGTGAAGGAGCTGCTCACCAACGGCTACGTGCTCGTCTATGGCACGTTCATTTCTTCATGGCAGAGCATGACCATCAAGGATGATCCCTCCACGCCGAACGACAATGCCTATGTCGGCAAGTCGGTGGCGTATTGGTTGAATGGATACGTGGGCTCCCACGCCATGACCATCGTCGGCTACGACGACGACATCTGGACCGACGTCAACAAGAACAACGTGGTGGATCCAGGTGAGAAGGGCGCGCTGCGCATCGCCAACTCGTGGGGCACGGGCTGGAACGAGGGCGGCTTCACGTGGCTGGCGTACGACGCGCTGCGCTGGGTCTCCGCCGTCACGGGCGGGCCCAGCGCGGGCCGCGTGGCCGCGCTCCAGAGCGACGTGGTCTATCACCTCGCCGTTCGCCCCGCGTACACGCCCACCTACGTGGCCGAGCTGACCGTGAACCACGCGAAGCGAGATCAGCTCATGTTCTCGCTGGGCGTGTCGGATCCAGCGTCGGGCGTGCCGACGGTGTGGAACTCGACGGCGTTCACCTATGCGGGTGGGCCGCGTTCCTTCAACGGCTCCACCACCGCGGCGGTGGATGGCCCGCTGGTGTTCGACTTCACGGACCTGGTGCCGGCTTCGCTCGCGCCTCGCAGCTTCTACGTGAAGCTGTATGACCGGACGACGGGTGACCCGGCGGTGGTGAAGTCCTTCAAGCTGGTGGACAGCTCCACGGGCGGAACGACGGTGGCCAGCACGGAGACGCCCATGACGGTGGACATGACCACGGGGTATGTCCACGCGGATTACACGCCCACGAATCATCGTCCCCTCATCTCCAGCGCCAGTCCCGTGGGACGCGTGAAGCTGCCACCGGGCGGGAGCGTGGCGTTGCAGGTGAATGCCTCGGATGAGGACGGACAATCCCTGTCGTATGCGTGGAGTGTGGACGGGGTGTCGGTGCCGGAGAGCACGTCTGGGTTTACCTACGCGCCCACCGTCGTGGGTCCGCACTCGGTGCGCGCGGTGGTCTCGGATGGCGTGGGCGGCAGCACGGCCCAGGTGTTCAACGTGGTGCTCAACGCGAAGCCGCTGGCCACCAGTCAAAGCCTGACGCTGACGGAGGACAGCACCAAGGCCGTGGCGCTCACGGCGTTCGACGCGGATGGAGATCCGCTCTCGCTGACGGTGGTGGATGCGCCCTTGCACGGTTCGCTGTCGGGGCCGCTGCCCAGCCCGCTGTATCGACCCGAGGCGAACTTCTTCGGCTCGGACAGCTTCACGTTCCTGGCGAATGATGGGACGGAGGACTCGCCGCTCGCCGTGGTGACTTTCAACATCACGCCGGTCAACGACGCGCCCACGTCCCGCATCACGTCGCCGGTGAATGGCGTGTCCATTCCAGCGCCGGGGACGGTGACCCTCGAGGTGGCGGCCTCCGATGTGGAGGGCCCCATCGCGAAGGTGGAGCTGTACCAGGGCGGGGTGAAGGTGGCGGAGTCCGCGACGGAGCCCTACCGCTTCACGGTGACGGGGCTGGTGGCGGGCAGCTATGGCTTTGTCGCGAAGGCGTATGACGGCACGGGGGTGGTGACCTCGTCGTCGACGGTGACGGTGAACGTGCTGGCGCCCACCGTCAGCGTTGGCGTCAGCGATGCCACTTCCTCCGAGCCGGGCACGGACACGGGCCGGTTCCTCATCAGCCGCTCGGGTGGCGTGGCGGGACAGGTGCTGACGGTGGGGTACACGCTCACGGGCACCGCGGCGAACGGCGTGGACTTCGCGCCGCTGTCCGGCACGGTGACGCTGGGCGCGGGAGTGACGTCCGTGAACGTGGACGTGCTGCCGGTGGATGATGCGCTGGTGGAGGGCAAGGAGACGGTGGTGCTGACGCTCGTGCCGGACGCCACGTACAAAGTGGGCACCGTGGCGAGCGGCACCGTCACGCTCCTGGACAACGAGCAGTCCGTTGTCACGGTGGCCCTGACGGACTCGGTGGCATCCGAGCCGGGCACGGATACGGCGAAGTTCACCGTGACGCGCACGGGGCCCACCACGGCCCCGCTGACGGTGCGCTATGCGATGAGCGGCACGGCCACGGCGGGGACGGACTACACGGACCTGCCCGGCACGGTGACGATTGGCGCGGGGTTGGTGTCCGCGTCGGTGGTACTGACGCCGCTGGATGACGCGTTGGTGGAGGGCCGGGAGACGGCGGTAATGACGTTGCAGGAGGACGCGGCTTATCAAGTGCACACCTCCGCGTCGGCCACGGCGTACCTGTTGGATGACGAGATGCCGGTCATCACGCTCTCGGCGACGGATGGCACGGCCGCCGAGCCCTCGGACCCGGGTGTGTTCACCGTGACGCGCACGGGGCCCACGACGGATCCGCTGACGGTCCTCGTGTCGGTCAGCAGCACGGCGACGGCGGGGAGCGACTATCAAGCGCTGCCCACGTCGGTGGTCATCCCGGCGGGGTCTGCATCGGCGACGCTGACGGTGCAGCCGGTGGATGACGCGCTGGTGGAAGGTCGCGAGACGGTGACGCTGACGCTGGTGGCGGACGCGGCCTACCAACTGACGCCCACCGTGGCGAGCACCGTGTATCTCTATGACGACGAGAAGCCGGAGCTGCGGCTCTCGGTGACGGACAGCTCGGCATCCGAGCCGGGGACGAACGGCGGCCTGTTCACGGTGACGTCGGTGCCCGCGCCCTCGACGGACTTGAGCATCCCGCTCACGGTGACGGGGACGGCCACGCCGGGCACGGACTACGTGGCCATCAGCGCGCCGCTGACGTTGCCCGCGGGCGTGGCGACGGTGACGGTACCGGTGACGCCGCTGGATGACACGGTGAAGGAGTCCACGGAGACCGTCGTGGTGACGATCCCCGCTGGGACGGCTTACACGCTGGGTACCGCGAGCGGCACCGTGTCTGTGACTGACAATGATTGA
- a CDS encoding efflux RND transporter permease subunit: MQWLANLAVRRAVFASVLMIAIVVVGIAGYFNLGVDAFPKIDFPVVTVTTRLDGASPEVVESEITEKIEEAVNTISGIDEMRSTSSNGVSQVFITFVLDKNIDVAAQDVRDHVSTALPNLPKDIDQPIITKLDPDASPILYISLKSPKTGSIREATELADKRIKREIENVPGVGELAIIGGRQRQVNVWLDTEALRSHGVTAADVQRALASQNLEAPGGTIQTGPRDLTLRVQGRVESVEALSRIVIRNVAGHPLRVQDVARVEDGQEEEQTAARLDGEPTVVMSVRKQSGENTVAVVKAVRERLKKVEQLLPTGYKLEVVRDTSGTIQTQVSAVKEHLMLGALFSALVVLLFLGNVRSTIIAALAIPISIIGTFALMWIQGFTLNIITLLALALAVGIVIDDAIVVLENIVRFIEEKKLKPFPASILATRDIGLAVLATTLSLMAVFLPVAFMNGIVGRFLKGFGLTMAFAIGVSLFVSFTLTPMLAARWLDPAPESGHAKKTVLQKLVDRFYQPIEDVYMAMLRYVMRQRWVVVIACVAALGSCVPLFKSVPTSFLPPNDEANFEINVRAPEGTSLQSTLVTAERIARETRRLPGVLHTLVTIGDNAQRTPNVAKVYVRLVEPAARVQTQQQLAARTRRDIVAKQPKELRIDVSDVSAFNSGSSSKSVQYILNGPDLSKLAEYSQRVVTELRKTPGAVDVDSSLVLGKPEVRVHVLRDKAADLGVQVSDISNALRLLVGGLEVSTYQDGGEDYDVRIRAQETDRSRVEAISLMTVPSSKLGTVPLRDVVELTQGTGPSEISRLNRRRQVTISSNVQPGMGESVVSGSLEKIMKAQNLPPGYAAQPTGRSREMGRTAVSFITAFALSFIFMYLILAAQFESWLHPLTILVSLPLTVPFALLSLLMLGQTFNLQSALGLLVLFGVVKKNSILQVDHTNNLRAKGMPRAEAILEANRDRLRPILMTTVAFVAGMVPLVTSQGIGAGFNRATAGIVVGGQSLSLLLTLLATPVIYSLLDDVVLWFRARRAGRNPVDRGEHELAHLETSEPEAVTPETPAASGAL; this comes from the coding sequence ATGCAATGGCTCGCCAATCTCGCCGTGCGCCGCGCCGTGTTCGCGTCGGTGCTGATGATTGCCATCGTCGTCGTGGGCATCGCCGGGTACTTCAACCTGGGCGTGGATGCCTTTCCCAAGATTGACTTCCCCGTCGTCACCGTCACCACGCGGCTCGACGGCGCCTCGCCGGAGGTCGTCGAGTCCGAAATCACCGAGAAGATTGAAGAGGCGGTCAACACCATCTCGGGCATCGACGAGATGCGCTCCACGTCCAGCAACGGCGTGAGCCAGGTGTTCATCACCTTCGTGTTGGACAAGAACATCGACGTGGCGGCGCAGGACGTGCGCGACCACGTGTCCACCGCGCTGCCCAACCTGCCGAAGGACATCGACCAGCCCATCATCACCAAGCTGGATCCAGACGCCTCGCCCATCCTCTACATCTCGCTCAAGAGCCCCAAGACGGGCAGCATCCGCGAGGCCACCGAGCTGGCCGACAAGCGCATCAAGCGCGAGATCGAGAACGTCCCAGGCGTGGGTGAGCTGGCCATCATCGGTGGACGTCAGCGGCAGGTGAACGTCTGGTTGGACACCGAGGCGCTGCGCTCGCACGGCGTCACCGCGGCGGACGTGCAGCGCGCCCTGGCCAGCCAGAACCTGGAGGCCCCGGGCGGCACCATCCAGACGGGCCCGCGTGACCTGACCCTGCGCGTGCAGGGCCGCGTGGAGTCCGTGGAGGCGCTGAGCCGCATCGTCATCCGCAACGTCGCCGGTCACCCCTTGCGCGTGCAGGACGTGGCGCGCGTGGAGGACGGCCAGGAGGAGGAGCAGACCGCGGCGCGGCTGGACGGCGAGCCCACGGTGGTCATGTCCGTGCGCAAGCAGAGCGGTGAGAACACCGTGGCGGTGGTGAAGGCGGTGCGCGAGCGCCTCAAGAAGGTCGAGCAGCTGTTGCCCACCGGCTACAAGCTGGAGGTGGTGCGCGACACGTCCGGCACCATCCAGACGCAGGTGAGCGCGGTGAAGGAGCACCTGATGCTCGGCGCGCTGTTCTCCGCGCTCGTGGTGCTGCTGTTCCTGGGCAACGTGCGCTCCACCATCATCGCGGCGCTCGCCATCCCCATCTCCATCATCGGCACGTTCGCGCTGATGTGGATCCAGGGGTTCACGCTCAACATCATCACGCTGCTGGCGCTGGCCCTGGCGGTGGGCATCGTCATCGACGACGCCATCGTGGTGCTGGAGAACATCGTCCGGTTCATCGAGGAGAAGAAGCTCAAGCCCTTCCCGGCCTCCATCCTCGCCACGCGAGACATTGGCCTGGCGGTGCTCGCCACCACGCTGAGCCTCATGGCGGTGTTCCTGCCGGTGGCCTTCATGAACGGCATCGTGGGGCGCTTCCTCAAGGGCTTCGGCCTCACCATGGCGTTCGCCATTGGCGTGTCCCTGTTCGTGTCCTTCACGCTCACGCCCATGCTGGCGGCGCGCTGGCTGGACCCCGCGCCGGAGAGCGGCCACGCGAAGAAGACGGTGCTCCAGAAGCTGGTGGACCGGTTCTACCAGCCCATCGAGGACGTCTACATGGCCATGCTGCGCTATGTGATGCGCCAGCGCTGGGTGGTGGTGATTGCGTGCGTGGCGGCGCTGGGCTCGTGCGTGCCGCTGTTCAAGTCGGTGCCCACCAGCTTCCTGCCGCCCAACGACGAGGCCAACTTCGAGATCAACGTCCGCGCTCCCGAGGGCACCAGCCTCCAGTCCACGCTCGTCACCGCGGAGCGCATCGCCCGCGAGACGCGCCGGCTGCCGGGCGTGCTGCACACCCTGGTCACCATTGGAGACAACGCGCAGCGCACGCCCAACGTGGCCAAGGTGTACGTGCGGCTGGTGGAGCCGGCGGCCCGCGTGCAGACGCAGCAGCAGCTCGCGGCCCGCACGCGTCGGGACATCGTGGCCAAGCAGCCCAAGGAGCTGCGCATCGACGTGTCGGACGTGAGCGCGTTCAACTCGGGCTCGTCGTCCAAGTCCGTGCAGTACATCCTCAACGGCCCGGACCTGAGCAAGCTGGCCGAGTACAGCCAGCGCGTGGTGACGGAGCTGCGCAAGACGCCGGGCGCGGTGGACGTGGACTCCAGCCTGGTGCTCGGCAAGCCCGAGGTGCGGGTGCACGTGCTGCGCGACAAGGCGGCGGACCTGGGCGTGCAGGTCTCCGACATCTCCAATGCCTTGCGGTTGCTGGTGGGCGGTCTGGAGGTGTCCACGTACCAGGACGGCGGCGAGGACTATGACGTCCGCATCCGCGCGCAGGAGACGGACCGCAGCCGGGTGGAGGCCATCAGTCTCATGACGGTGCCCTCCAGCAAGCTGGGCACGGTGCCGCTGCGAGACGTGGTGGAGCTGACGCAGGGCACGGGCCCGTCGGAGATCAGCCGCCTCAACCGCCGCCGGCAGGTGACCATCTCCTCCAACGTGCAGCCGGGCATGGGTGAGAGCGTGGTGTCCGGGAGCCTGGAGAAGATCATGAAGGCGCAGAACCTGCCGCCGGGCTACGCGGCGCAGCCCACGGGCCGCTCGCGCGAGATGGGACGCACCGCCGTCTCCTTCATCACGGCGTTCGCCCTGTCCTTCATCTTCATGTACCTCATCCTGGCGGCGCAGTTCGAAAGCTGGCTGCACCCGCTGACCATCCTCGTGTCGCTGCCGCTGACGGTGCCCTTCGCGCTCTTGTCCCTGCTCATGCTGGGACAGACGTTCAACCTCCAGTCCGCGCTTGGCCTGTTGGTGTTGTTTGGCGTGGTGAAGAAGAACTCCATCCTTCAGGTGGACCACACCAACAACCTGCGCGCCAAGGGCATGCCTCGCGCCGAGGCCATCCTGGAAGCGAACCGCGACCGTCTGCGCCCCATCCTCATGACGACGGTGGCCTTCGTGGCCGGCATGGTGCCGCTCGTCACGTCGCAAGGCATTGGCGCCGGCTTCAACCGCGCCACGGCCGGCATCGTGGTGGGTGGCCAGTCGCTGTCGCTGCTGCTCACGCTGCTCGCCACGCCGGTCATCTACTCGCTGCTGGATGACGTGGTGCTCTGGTTCCGCGCCCGGCGCGCGGGCCGCAACCCGGTGGACCGTGGCGAGCACGAGCTGGCCCACCTGGAGACGTCGGAACCCGAAGCGGTCACCCCGGAGACGCCGGCCGCGTCCGGCGCGCTCTGA
- a CDS encoding efflux RND transporter periplasmic adaptor subunit: protein MNAPVSRVCVLAVLSLTACSRQQAEPPAAPPPPAIHVDTLTVESRPMPRALALTGSLVSNQQSDVAANATGLVIKTFVERGAFVKAGTPLVQLDTRGAVLSQAEARANLGNVTAQQELAQAQCDRYQKLLDKGAISRDEWDRISTQCKAATGSADAARARADLAQKTLNDSIVRAPFAGMVGERFVSVGEYVQPNTKVASVVELEPLRLQLTVGEADLGQLQDGQQVAFDVVAFPGQSFTGTVKYIGPSVRANTRDLVVEAVVPNTDHKLRPGMFATAHLQLTDQPLPTVPRSSLVTEGTTHRLFTVVDGHIEERVVQTGPERDGMVAVLDGLKNGEHVVNQPGAQVKDGTPVN from the coding sequence ATGAACGCCCCCGTCTCCCGGGTCTGCGTGCTCGCCGTGCTGTCCCTCACCGCCTGCTCGCGTCAGCAGGCCGAGCCGCCCGCCGCGCCGCCGCCGCCCGCCATCCACGTGGACACCCTCACCGTGGAGTCCCGTCCCATGCCGCGCGCGCTCGCGCTCACCGGCTCGCTCGTGTCCAACCAGCAGTCGGACGTGGCCGCCAACGCCACCGGGCTCGTCATCAAGACGTTCGTCGAGCGCGGCGCCTTCGTGAAGGCCGGCACGCCGCTCGTGCAGCTCGACACGCGCGGGGCCGTGCTGTCCCAGGCCGAGGCGCGCGCCAACCTGGGCAACGTCACGGCCCAGCAGGAGCTGGCCCAGGCGCAGTGCGACCGCTACCAGAAGCTGCTCGACAAGGGCGCCATCAGCCGCGACGAGTGGGACCGCATCTCCACCCAGTGCAAGGCGGCCACCGGCAGCGCGGATGCGGCGCGCGCTCGGGCGGACCTGGCCCAGAAGACGCTCAATGACTCCATCGTCCGCGCGCCCTTCGCCGGCATGGTGGGCGAGCGCTTCGTGAGCGTGGGCGAGTACGTGCAGCCCAACACCAAGGTCGCCAGCGTGGTGGAGCTGGAGCCCCTGCGCCTGCAGCTCACCGTGGGCGAGGCGGACCTGGGCCAGCTCCAGGACGGCCAGCAGGTGGCCTTCGACGTGGTGGCCTTCCCCGGGCAGAGCTTCACCGGGACGGTGAAGTACATCGGCCCGTCCGTGCGCGCCAACACGCGCGACCTGGTGGTGGAGGCGGTGGTGCCCAACACGGACCACAAGCTGCGGCCGGGCATGTTCGCCACCGCGCACCTGCAGCTCACCGACCAGCCGCTGCCCACCGTGCCGCGCTCGTCGCTCGTCACCGAGGGCACCACGCACCGGCTCTTCACGGTGGTGGACGGGCACATCGAGGAGAGAGTGGTGCAGACCGGGCCGGAGCGCGACGGCATGGTGGCGGTGCTCGACGGTCTGAAGAACGGCGAGCACGTGGTCAATCAACCCGGAGCCCAGGTGAAGGACGGCACGCCGGTCAACTGA